In Syntrophorhabdus sp., the genomic window TGTTCGATAGTCCAAACACGGTTGCCTGAAAGTCTTTTGTACGCTATACTGTACACACTTTATGTGAGGTGGAGTATGAAAAGGCTCAAGGTCAATGAGGACATCCGGCCGATGTCCGAGTTCAGGACAGGGATCGCTTCTTTCTTGAAGCAGGTCCGCACAACCAAGAGACCCCTCATTATCACGCAGCACGGGAAGGGAGTGGCGGTGTTGCTGGACGCGGGGGAATACGAGGCGATGCAGGAGAGGATAGAGCTGCTTCAGGATGTCCACGCATCGATCGGCCAGATAGAGGACGGTAAGGGGATCGAGCACGATGACGCGATGGCCGCCGTGCTGAAACGGATCAAGAGGTGAAGGTCCTCTGGTCCCCCCTTGCAGTCGAGAGGGTTTCCGAGATAGCGCAGTACATAGCACGCGATAATCCCTCCGCAGCGGAAAAGTGGGTTAAGACCATCTTCAACAAAGTGGGCCGCCTCAAGACATTCCCGCAGAGTGGCCGCCCTCTCCCGGAGACCGGCGATCAGAGCATAAGAGAACTGATACACGGCAACTACCGAATAATATACCGGATAGAGAAGATCAGAGTTTCCATCCTTGCAGTCCGCCATGGAAAGCAGATACTGCCAGTCGAAGAAATGGAAGGATGACAAACAAGGCAGGGCGGTCGAGACACGGGAACCCATCACCCTCATTGAGCGTCAGGCATTCCTGAAGCTACCCCTGGAAGAGCGCAGAAAGATTATGGCCAAACAGGCCAGAGAGATCGCCGCGGAGTACGGGCAGGAGAGGGCGGACGATCTGGAGACGGGAGAGATCGTTGAGCATTAAGATCGCTTCGCGCGGAGATGTATGGGTCGGTGTCGACGGAACATCCGCCGCCGACACTCTTCAAGCAAGAAGCGTTTCGACAGAAAGACTGGCGAAGAAACTGGGAAGCATCTCATCAACAGCAATGGAAGAGATTACGGCAGCAATTGCAGCTGTGATCGAGTATCAATAAAATGCCGCAGGTGGTCATTGGGGTTAAACCGTCATTCCTGAGTACGCGACCAACAGGTGAATAGATTTGTCACAGATAAAGATTCGACCCCAATCCACCCCTTGTAAGAGTAAATCAGAGGGTGCTCAGGGGAGGAGACGGTGCCGGAGTTCGCACCGGGCAGAAATTCTCGTTCACATTCCGGAAGAAATAGGGCGGGGAACAGGGCACGTCCTTAAATATTACAGTATCGGTCTTTTTTGGAGCATGAGGGGAAACATCCATCAGCCCGA contains:
- a CDS encoding type II toxin-antitoxin system PemK/MazF family toxin — encoded protein: MWRRERSLSIKIASRGDVWVGVDGTSAADTLQARSVSTERLAKKLGSISSTAMEEITAAIAAVIEYQ
- a CDS encoding type II toxin-antitoxin system RelE/ParE family toxin encodes the protein MKVLWSPLAVERVSEIAQYIARDNPSAAEKWVKTIFNKVGRLKTFPQSGRPLPETGDQSIRELIHGNYRIIYRIEKIRVSILAVRHGKQILPVEEMEG
- a CDS encoding type II toxin-antitoxin system Phd/YefM family antitoxin, translating into MKRLKVNEDIRPMSEFRTGIASFLKQVRTTKRPLIITQHGKGVAVLLDAGEYEAMQERIELLQDVHASIGQIEDGKGIEHDDAMAAVLKRIKR